One Felis catus isolate Fca126 chromosome D1, F.catus_Fca126_mat1.0, whole genome shotgun sequence DNA segment encodes these proteins:
- the LOC111556643 gene encoding oleosin-B6-like, with protein MAVPQKIKNRITIGTSNSTSWYISQGLKAESQRCLHTPAHSSGVHNNQEAGATQVSVDEQVHKQNAKDERENSKGVPASRDGSPSLPHAHRGAGNARSPVGSSGGKRSSGGSSGSASKAPAAFPAAPAHVTRAPGPPAAPALPSPAAPPRRRGVAAPRSPLRVCPPRAPGPTPSSSSSPPPPPSTARATEPSA; from the exons atggcagttcctcaaaaaattaaaaaccgaATTACCATAGgaaccagcaattctacttcttggTACATATCTCAAGGACTGAAAGCAGAATCTCAGAGATGTCTGCACACTCCTGCTCACAGCAGCGGTGTTCACAATAACCAGGAGGCgggagcaacccaagtgtccgtcgATGAACAAGTGCACAAACAAAATGCG AAAGATGAGAGGGAAAACTCCAAGGGAGTCCCTGCGAGCAGAGACGGCTCGCCCAGCCTGCCCCACGCACACCGGGGGGCGGGCAACGCGAGGTCGCCCGTGGGCAGCAGCGGAGGGAAACGCTCCAGCGGCGGCTCCTCTGGGAGC GCAAGCAAGGCCCCCGCAGCTTTCCCTGCGGCGCCTGCCCACGTCACCCGAGCCCCCGGCCCTCCCGCGGCCCCCGCCTTACCGAGCCCCGCGGCCCCGCCGCGCCGCCGCGGCGTCGCTGCGCCCCGCTCGCCGCTCCGTGTCTGCCCTCCGCGGGCGCCGGGCCCgacgccctcctcctcctcctcgccgccgccgccgccgagcaCCGCCCGCGCCACGGAGCCTAGCGCCTAG